ATAGCAAAGACAGCGTTTACAGAAAATACAATCCCAGTTTGTGCTCCAGTTAAATTTATCTTTTCTCCAAGCCATATAGCAAAGAAAGAAAAACAGGAAGCATAGGCAAAGAAAAACAATAAAAAATATGCACTTAGATTCCAATACATAATTCTTTTTTTCATAGATATTCTCCTCATATATTTATTTCACCTGACTAACTTGGCGTAAGTCTCCCACGCACTCTGTGAAAGTGATTCACACCAAATTAAAATTTGGGTTCTCTACTTGCACTCTGTGAAAGCGACCAAATACAAAATAAATTTTGTTTTGTCTGCTTTTCTTCAAGTGGGAGTTCGACGCCAAGTAAGCCATGCATTTGCAGTTCTAAAATTCAGATGGGGTAAAAAAATCCCCACTGAATTAAGAACTTGCTTCAATAGTCAGTTTAAAAATTGTATTTCCAGTAATTAAAAATGACTACTAAGGCACATGAAAATAAATAATAAGTCAAAGATGCGACGGGTATTTTGAATCATACAAGGAAATAGGTTCCGCAGATAGTGAGCTATCTAAGGGTTCTGTTGACGCAGTAGGATTTAAAATAGACTAGCATACTGACTAGTTATTTATTTGAATGTGCCTAAAGAAAAAGATTACTGGAAATTATATTTACTATAATGCTAATCCTTGCAAGATAGGCCTCAACCTGCTAAACTTATGTCAATTCCTTAATCTCTTTACTGTCTGCATCAAAATAATTAATTTTAAATTTATGAGTTTTAAGATCAGCCTTTAAAACTGCTTTAAGTTCACCCTTTTCCCAAGTTATTTCTAAAACTTCTTCACTAACTGTATCAGTTATGGAATAATCACCACCAAAAGCTCCGTAAGAATTTCTGAATTCCATAAGTTTTAACAGTCTCTTCATGACAGGTCTTTTCATATTTTCTTTTACTTCTTCTTTACTATAGTAATGACGATTTATATTTCTTCCTACTTTTGTTTTTTCTAATAATTCTATATCATTTTCTCCAGCCATAAGTCCTACATAATATACCTGAGGTATTCCTGGTGCAAAAAACTGGATAGCTCTTGCCAAAATATAGGCATCATCATTATTACCAAGAGCTGAATAATAGGTACAATTAATCTGATATATATCAAGATTATTGTAGGCAGTGGTATTATATATTTTCTTTACATTTGCTCCTTTAGTGAATAGTGCTTCTCTTGTCATTTCTACTTCCTCATCTGTCAACAAATCCTTTACATCCACTACCCCAATACCATCATGAGTATCTAATGTAGTAAACTGCTTTTTAGGAGACATTTCAAGCCATTTTATAAGATTTTTATTCACTCCACTATATAGGGCATGAAGCATAATCATAGGTAATGCAAAATCGTATATCCAGTGACCTTTTTCTGCTATTTTCATTTGTATTGAATAGTGTTCATGTATTTCTGGTAATATATCTACATTCAATGGTTCTAATATTTCCTTTACTTCATCAAGAAGTTCCCAGGTATCTGGTTCTATGAAGAAGCAATTTGTTCCAACTTTTTTAGTAGCATAGGCAAAAGCGTCGAGTCTTATTAATGAAGCCTTCCTCTTTGCCATATTTGTAAGAGTATCCTTTATAAACTTCTTAGTAACCTCTGATTTTACATTTAAGTCTACCTGTTCACTGTCAAAGGTACACCAAACTTTTTCACTGGTATCATCTGCAAATTCTACATCTATATAAGGTGCCCTAGGCTTTCTCTTATATATTAAATCTACATCTTCCTGGGTAGGCTCACCTTTAGGCCAAAAATCTTTATATCTTATAAAGAAGTCTTTATAAGGTGATTTATCTTTGTTTTTCTGAAAATCCTTAAAATATTCAGAACTTTTGGATATGTGATTTATCATAAAGTCATACATTAAATAGAAACTTTCACCTAATTTTTTAATATCTTCCCAATCCCCAAAAGCAGGATCTACTTTTTCATAACCCATTGGTGCAAATCCTCTGTCTGCGGATGATGGAAAGAAGGGTAATATATGTACCCCCCCTATTGCTTTTTTAAAATAAGTTGTTAAAAGGTTTTCAAGTTCACTTAAATTTTTACCTAGACTATCTGCATAAGTAATAAGCATTATTTTATTTTTAACTGCCATAATTATTTCCTCCTAATTGTATTTTTAGAATTAATTTCAATCTATACCTTAAAATCATATTTATAATTATTATACAGAATACTGTATACATTGTAATAAACAGATTTCTAAGTATCTGCATTTGATACTTAGAAATCGTTGTCCTTTATAGGGTAAATTGTTATCCAGAGACGTACCCCACTGTACAAAGGATGGGAGTATTACATCTGTTAGTCATCGGATAAAAAATTTATGGAATAAAATTTCTATAATCATCTATAATTTAGGTTTATTGATATTATATATGAAACATGTTCCATATATAATATAATATATATTGTAATCGCTGTCAACAAAAATGTACTTGTTTTCATAAATAAATTATCAGCTGAAAATGTAAATTTATATTATTGAGCTTTAATATACATTTGTTTGAACAAAAATACATCTTATGTATTTTATTCATTTAACAGGTTATTTTTTTCATATAAAAAAGCGGCCACAGCCGCGTTATTTCGCTTCGCTCAACTTCTTTTGGGCGAAGCCCTTTAATTAGACCCATTTCTTAGCATATCTATTTCATAATATTTTTATAAAGCTAAAACCTTTGCGAAGCATATTGATGCTCCGCATTTTAATACTCATAAGTTATACCATGAACTCCGTCATATTTTCTTGGTCTCATTATAGCTCCGCATTTCTCGCAACTAAATGTAGGAGGTTCAATTACATTTTCATCATCTATTTCATCAAACATCTCAACTACATCCCTTGGTATATATTCTTCCACTCCACATTCTGTACATATATATAAGACTCCGTCTTCTTCAATTAAATTTTCTTTCAATTTAGCTTTATATTTTGCCCTTTGTTTATCTTTTATTTTTTTATTCTTTTTAGCCATAATAACTACCTTCCTTTATACATATAATGGCTCTATTTTATCACGAATTATCCCCTTAATCACACCATAATTGTACATTATCTCTTCAATTTTTCTTTTGTTTTCACCTATTATTTTCTCTTTAAATTTTTCTCTTACACTTACATTTTTATAGTATATATCATGAAATTTCATCTGTATTCCACACTTTTCACATTTTAATGGATTCACTCCAAATGTAAGAAGTATTCTTGTTTGCCAATTATTAATTTTTCTTTTGAACTCAGCAACTTTTTCATTTACCAACTTAAAAAATTTATTTTTATGTCTTGTGTTTTTAGCATATATTCCATAATATCTTATCATCTTAAAATTCTTTTCTGGTATGTGTCTTATTACTCTACCTATAAAATCAATAACATCTATTTCCTCTACAACTTCTTCACCATCTTCATGTCTTTCATAACGAAAAGTTACTTTTTTACCATCATACTTTATTATTCTTGATTCAGCGATAGCTGGTCTTGCTGTATATCTTCCAACATACTTTCCTGCTTGCTTTGCTGTTTTTATTTCACCTTTTCCATATACATAAAATCCATTCTCTAACCTTTTATATAGCTTATTTTTTAATTTTTTAAATTCTTTTTTTCCACTTTTAAGATTAATTCCTATTTCGTCTAACAATATTTTTTGCCATCTTTTCCTTAGTGCTGTATAATTTATATGTTTTGTATTCCTCCAAATTGTAATTTCTCCAGCACCACCTTCGGTGACAATTAAGTGAACATGTGGATTCCATTTTAAGTCTCTTCCAAAAGTATGAATTACTGAGATTATTCCTGGTGTAAAACATTCTTTTTTATTTAAATCTCTAAACCAGCTCATAATTGCTTTTGCTGAACATTTAGGTAATAATGATAATAGTTTTCTATCCCTAGCAAAATATATTCTAAGTTCCTGTGGAATTGTAAATACCATATGTCTATGCTTTGAGTTAATGAGTCTTGCCACCATTTCATCAGACCATTCTTCAGATTTTTTCTTACCACATGAGGTACAAAATCTACTTTTACAGCTAAATCCAACTCTTTTTATATGACCACAATTTTCACACTTAAACTCAATAAATCCATTATCTAAGGATTTACAATTAATCATCTTATCAACTTCTCTACTTATGTTAGCTCTAATTTTCCCTTTATATATCTCACTGAATTTTTCCCAATTATCCACAAATATTTGTTTTATAACACCTTGCATAATCATCACCAATCACTAAATTTGCTAATAATTATATCAAAAATCCTATTCCAAAATATTACTTGTAATATTTTCCTCAAACTTCTAACATTAGATTTTTCAAGCCCTGCCGGGCAATATTTTTATACAAAAAATTTTTAAATTCCTAATATATAAAAAATAATTAAATTTAATAATTAATTTAATCACCTTAAAAAAATGAAAAGACATACGCATATATATGACATGAATAAAGATAGAGAATAGCATAAATATAATTAAATATGGAATAAAAGGGGGATAGAACAAATTTAAAAGATTATCATGAAAAATTTATGCTTATTTACCAGTAAAAAATTGCTTTTAAGTGGATTTTATGGCATACGGACAATAGAAAAATGTTAATAACATTTTTCATAAATACTAAATTTAGCCAACAGTATAAATGTAATATGTTATATAGTAGAGTATACTGCGCCTAATGAAACATGTTTCATTAATGATTACATTATACTATTTGAAATAATACTTACAAATGTCATATTGAAGCAAGTTCTTAATTCAGGTGGGGATTCTTTTACAACATCTGAATTTTAGAACTGCAAATGCATGACTAATTTGGTGCGAATCACTTTCACAGCGTGTAAGCAGAGAACCCAAATCTTTTTTTTGATTTTGTGTGAGGACTGTACAGAGTGCGTGGGAGACTTACACCAAGTTAGTCAGGTGAAAATTGTTTTGCCGTCTCTATTTTTATTTAAGACAACCTAACATGAAGTAAACGAAGTTCTCTATTTATGACCTATGAAACTTGTAAATCGTTATCCAGAGACATATCAGCTGTTACATCATACTTTCAAAGAATACGATAGAAGTATTCTAGATGATGATGGTCATCGGATAAAACAAAAATTATAATAATTAATGGGAGTGAAACTATGAAAATCAAAAGAAAATATTCATCAAAAAAACTACTTATTATTATATTTGCGCTTTCAATAGTGTTTTCTCCAGTTTATTTTGCTCAACAAACTTTTGCAGATGATTTTCCTACAGATGCATTTCATCCACACGATGATATTCCACTCGATAAAAACAACCTTCAAAAGTCTATGAGCGTTTTCAGTGTTACTAAATTGGAGAATGGCATAAAATTGAATTTAGGTAATCAAAATGCCTTTATACGATTACTCACATCTGACATAGCCAAAATTTCACTTTTAAATAAGGGTGATTCTGAATACACCTCTCCAGGTATTGATAAAACAGATTGGAAAAAACCTAATTTCAGAGTAAAAGAAACAAGAAACAATATTGTCCTTATAACTGACAGTATAACTATCAACATTAAGAAAAGTCCTTTTGGCATAAGATATCTTGATAAAAATGGTAAAGTAATAAATGAAGATGCAAATCAAGGTATGGGCTACGAAAATGGTAAACCATATATATTTAAAAAAGCCGATAAAGATGAAAATTTTTATGGTCTTGGAGAAAAAGCAGACGGTCTTAACAAGCGCGGTAAAACTGAAGCCATTTGGCATCAAGATCCGTTTCCTTATGAGTCAAGATATCTATATGAAGCTGTTCCATTTTTTATAGGTTTGAAAGATAAAAAAGCATATGGAATTCTATTTGATAACACATACCGCACATACTATGATTTTGCTAAAGAAAGTGATGACTATTATTACTTTTATGCAGATGGAGGGAAACTAACCTATTATTTCTTTAATGGACCAAATATAAAAGACGTATTAGACCGCTATACTGATCTGACAGGTAAACTTAACCTTCCCCCAGAATGGGCTTTGGGATTTCAACAATCAAGCTGGTCATATAATCAGAAAGACGCTGAAGAAGTAGCTAAAACCTACCGCGAAAAAAATATTCCTGCAGACGGTATCATGTTTGATATAGGCTGGATGGATGACTATAAAGCTTTTACATGGGGAAAAAATGTTCCAGATCCCAATGGATTAAAAAATACTTTTGATAATCTCAATTTTAAACTTACAAACATATTTGATCCAGCTATTCGTGCAATACCAGGCTATTCTGTTTATGAGGATGGAACTAAAAAAGATCTTTGGGTAAAAAATCCTGATGGAAGTAACTTAATGGGAAAATTGTGGCCTTGGGATCTGTCTGGTGAACCTAATTCCGTTTATCCAAATTTTATGAGTCAAAAAACTCGTGACTGGTGGTCCATGCAGTATAAACCAATGTTCGATTCAGGCGTTGATGGTATTTGGAACGATGTTAATGAACCTGTAAGTTTTATTGCAAAAGATCACTGGACACTGCCTCTTAATGCAGTTTTTCAGGATGACAATGGTAAGAAATATACTCACGAAGAAGTTCATAATATTTTTCCTCTTATGGAGGAACAAGCGTCTTATAATGCCTTTAAGTATCTGAAACCTAACGTTCGTCCATTTATCTTATCAAGATCTGGATATACAGGCATTCAGCGTTATGCAGCCATATGGACTGGAGACAATCACAGCACTTGGGAGCACATGAAACTTTCTATATCAATGAACTCAAACATTGGACTTGCTGGTGCTCCTTTTGTAGGTAATGACATCGGTGGATTTACAAAAAATATATTGGGAGGAGAAATCTGCACACCTGAGTTATTTGCCAGATGGGTTGAAATGGGTGCATTCCTTCCATTTGCCCGTGATCATTACAATAATGATGGCGATAGCCCTGGAGAAAAACAAAATATTAATAGGCAAGAACCATGGCAATTTGGTCAAGAAGTTGAAGATATAAGTAGAAAATATATCAACATGCGTTATGAACTTATGCCTTATTTACAAAACGCTTTCAAACAGGCTCATGAAACTGGTAATCTCATTCAACAGCCTCTAGTTTATCAGTTTCAAAACGATCCAAATACGTACAACAATGAAGATCAGTTCATGTTTGGAGACTCAATAATGATTGCACCAATAGTTACTAAAGGGGCTACATCACGTAGTATTTATCTTCCAAAAGATACAAAATGGGTGGACTACTGGACAGGTGAAAAGTATGATGGCGGCCAGACTATTACAAAACAAGCTGCTCTTGATACACTCCCTATATATGTAAGACAAGATTCTATTATTCCAAGACGTGAAGTTCAGCAATATGCTGGAGAAAAACCATTGAAAAATTTAATACTTGATACCTATCTTGATCATGATGCATCATACAGCTATTATCAAGATGATGGAAGTACAGAAAATTACAAGAAAGGTCAATTCAATGTGACTGACTTCAATATTGAGAAGAAAAGTAATCACATTGAGTTTGAACAGAACAAAAAAACTCAAAAATATAAATCTGACATTGAGTCCTATACGCTGAAACTCAATAAGTCAGTAGATCCCAAAAATGTACAAGCAGCTAACAATAAATATGAAAAAGTAAGCAGTTTAGATAAATTGAATAACAAGAAAAGCGGCTACTATTTTGACAATAATACCAATACTCTTTACGTAAAAATACCTGTAAATGAGAATCACAAAGTAAGAATTCAACAATAAATATAAGAATTTATTACAAAACTTAAGCACCTATAAATTATTATGTACTGACCCCCCTTATAAATTATATAATGAAAGTACACAATTATTGCAAAATAAAAATGCATAAAATTGTGTACTTTTTCTTTGAACTAAGCTGTATATTTTATCATTATTTTTTCA
This genomic window from Clostridium pasteurianum DSM 525 = ATCC 6013 contains:
- the gtfA gene encoding sucrose phosphorylase; the encoded protein is MAVKNKIMLITYADSLGKNLSELENLLTTYFKKAIGGVHILPFFPSSADRGFAPMGYEKVDPAFGDWEDIKKLGESFYLMYDFMINHISKSSEYFKDFQKNKDKSPYKDFFIRYKDFWPKGEPTQEDVDLIYKRKPRAPYIDVEFADDTSEKVWCTFDSEQVDLNVKSEVTKKFIKDTLTNMAKRKASLIRLDAFAYATKKVGTNCFFIEPDTWELLDEVKEILEPLNVDILPEIHEHYSIQMKIAEKGHWIYDFALPMIMLHALYSGVNKNLIKWLEMSPKKQFTTLDTHDGIGVVDVKDLLTDEEVEMTREALFTKGANVKKIYNTTAYNNLDIYQINCTYYSALGNNDDAYILARAIQFFAPGIPQVYYVGLMAGENDIELLEKTKVGRNINRHYYSKEEVKENMKRPVMKRLLKLMEFRNSYGAFGGDYSITDTVSEEVLEITWEKGELKAVLKADLKTHKFKINYFDADSKEIKELT
- a CDS encoding IS91 family transposase; protein product: MQGVIKQIFVDNWEKFSEIYKGKIRANISREVDKMINCKSLDNGFIEFKCENCGHIKRVGFSCKSRFCTSCGKKKSEEWSDEMVARLINSKHRHMVFTIPQELRIYFARDRKLLSLLPKCSAKAIMSWFRDLNKKECFTPGIISVIHTFGRDLKWNPHVHLIVTEGGAGEITIWRNTKHINYTALRKRWQKILLDEIGINLKSGKKEFKKLKNKLYKRLENGFYVYGKGEIKTAKQAGKYVGRYTARPAIAESRIIKYDGKKVTFRYERHEDGEEVVEEIDVIDFIGRVIRHIPEKNFKMIRYYGIYAKNTRHKNKFFKLVNEKVAEFKRKINNWQTRILLTFGVNPLKCEKCGIQMKFHDIYYKNVSVREKFKEKIIGENKRKIEEIMYNYGVIKGIIRDKIEPLYV
- a CDS encoding glycoside hydrolase family 31 protein; this encodes MKIKRKYSSKKLLIIIFALSIVFSPVYFAQQTFADDFPTDAFHPHDDIPLDKNNLQKSMSVFSVTKLENGIKLNLGNQNAFIRLLTSDIAKISLLNKGDSEYTSPGIDKTDWKKPNFRVKETRNNIVLITDSITINIKKSPFGIRYLDKNGKVINEDANQGMGYENGKPYIFKKADKDENFYGLGEKADGLNKRGKTEAIWHQDPFPYESRYLYEAVPFFIGLKDKKAYGILFDNTYRTYYDFAKESDDYYYFYADGGKLTYYFFNGPNIKDVLDRYTDLTGKLNLPPEWALGFQQSSWSYNQKDAEEVAKTYREKNIPADGIMFDIGWMDDYKAFTWGKNVPDPNGLKNTFDNLNFKLTNIFDPAIRAIPGYSVYEDGTKKDLWVKNPDGSNLMGKLWPWDLSGEPNSVYPNFMSQKTRDWWSMQYKPMFDSGVDGIWNDVNEPVSFIAKDHWTLPLNAVFQDDNGKKYTHEEVHNIFPLMEEQASYNAFKYLKPNVRPFILSRSGYTGIQRYAAIWTGDNHSTWEHMKLSISMNSNIGLAGAPFVGNDIGGFTKNILGGEICTPELFARWVEMGAFLPFARDHYNNDGDSPGEKQNINRQEPWQFGQEVEDISRKYINMRYELMPYLQNAFKQAHETGNLIQQPLVYQFQNDPNTYNNEDQFMFGDSIMIAPIVTKGATSRSIYLPKDTKWVDYWTGEKYDGGQTITKQAALDTLPIYVRQDSIIPRREVQQYAGEKPLKNLILDTYLDHDASYSYYQDDGSTENYKKGQFNVTDFNIEKKSNHIEFEQNKKTQKYKSDIESYTLKLNKSVDPKNVQAANNKYEKVSSLDKLNNKKSGYYFDNNTNTLYVKIPVNENHKVRIQQ